Part of the Onthophagus taurus isolate NC chromosome 11, IU_Otau_3.0, whole genome shotgun sequence genome is shown below.
TCACCCTTCTTTTAACCCCAAGGGTGGCTGGGGTGAACAAAAGCGTCCAATCGTTGAGCGGCACCGCTGTCCGAACTGCCGGACCAATGGCGTGGGCCGAACGGCGCCCGAGCGGTGGTTTGGGATAACACCCCCTCCCTCAAGGCGCCGGTTCGGGTGGCGCTGGTTGTTGTCGAAGTGGTGGAGGGGCCGGCCGCAGATCGTTCACGTGAACCTTAACGGGTTCCGCCGTCTGGTGCCGTCTGATCCAGTAGGTTGTTGGACCTGCTTCTTCGATGACCATATGGGGTCCAATCCAGCGGGGACCAAACGGAGTTGCGGCTCGTGATCTTTCCATGACGAGCTGCCCCGGTAGGAACCGCCTGGGTGGTGGGTCCTCACCAGCGTAGCGTTGGCGATACCGATGCTCGTTCATGTGGGCCTCCCTGATTCGCCTTCTTCTCTGTTCGGGACGTTCGAGCTCAAGCTGTTGATTCATGCCGGGTGCTTCTACCAACCATTCCCCTGGACGTGGCAACTCATAGCCTAGCAGCAAAGCGGCAGGAGTTTCCTTGGTGGCTGCGTTACGTCTCGAGCGAATGTTAAATAAAGCCCGGTTAATGTGACGATCCCATGTTGTCGGATTTCGTCCTTCCAGCTGAATCCGGATACATTTCTTTATCTCCTGGATTCGCCTCTCCGTTGGGTTGGCTTGGGGATGGTAAATGGGGGTGGTCCAATGCAGACAGCCCCAACGGCGCAAGGCGGAGTCCCAGTCGATGCAGGTGAATTGCGGTCCGTTATCGGACAGGATGGCTCGCGGATACCCGTACCGCGGAAACACCTCGCTCTCCAAGAGGTCGATGACCCTTGCGGCGCCGCTGGTGGTGGCGGGGAAGGCTTCAACCCACCGGCTGAATAGGTCAGTGACAACGAAAACAAACCTGTTGTTGTTTCGAGTTTTTACATAGGGGCCCATGAGATCGACGGCGATCACTTCCCAGGGCTGGGTTGGTGCCCGGGGACGCAATGGGGCCCGTTCCTGCAGAGGGCCTCGTTTAAGGGAAGCGCAAGTCCAGCAACTTCGGACGTGATCTTTCACTTGTACTTCCAGCCCGAGCCACCAATACTTTTTCAGAATGGCTCTTGTGGTTTCTTCAGCTCCAGGATGTCCTGCGAGGGAGGCGTCATGGTAGGCATGCAGAACTTGTGCGTGCATGTCTTGCGGCACAATCAGCCGCTTGCCGTCTGGATGTTGCCTCCATAGTAACCCCTCGTGGGTCGAGTATTGGTCGACTATCCTAGCTTCGCCGGGATTAACAGGACCCGCCTGGATGATCATGTCCAGGGTCTGAATGAGGTTCTGGGCATGAGGATTCCGGCGTTGACTTTCCTTTACATCATCGGCCAACCCCGGTACTTCTAGGCACGCAATATGGTGGCTTCGTACATCTATGGTACGTTGTTTGGTGGGCAATGGCACGAATATCCGGTCGGTGTCCGGCACACTATGTTCTGTTGTTGATTCGTGAACTGGCTGTCGCGAGAGGAAGTCCGGGAGCTCGTTCTGTGCTCCCGGAACGTGTTCCACAGTAAATTTGAATTCCTGCAAGAGGAGTGCCCATCGAGTTAGTTTGGCGTTTCGACCTTTCATTGTGTCTAGCCATAACAGAGCCTTACTGTCGGTGCGCAAGGTGAATCGACGATCCTCCAAGTAAGGATGGAAATAACGTACCGCCCATACGACCGCCAGGCATTCCTGCTCATTGGCGTGGTACCTTTGTTCGGCAGGAGACAGCTTAGCGCTGGCAAATGCGACTATCTTTCTCCCGGGATCCTGATACAGCACCGCAGCAATACCCTTCCCACTGGCATCTGTTTGCAACACAAATGGTTGATCGAAGTTAGGGCGTCGTAGTTGCAGCGGGCGACTCAGCAGCTGCTTGATCCGACAGAAGGCTTCCTCTGCGTCCGAATTCCATTTGAATTTGTTTTGTCCCCGCAAAAGGTTAGTGAGTGGCGTCAGCACCTCGGCGCAACGGGGTACAAAACCGCGGAGCCAGTTGCACAAGCCTAAGAAAGAACGAAGCTGTTTTTTGTTGGTCGGGCTCGTGGCGCTGCAGAGGGTGTTGATGTGTGTTGGCAGGGGTTCGACCCCGCCTGGCGTAATTCGGTGACCCAGGTAGTCGATGGTTGTCGCGcccagatgacatttttcCGGCGACAACCGCAAACCGTGCAAGCTAAGCCTTTCGAACACAAGGTGCAGGTGTTTGAGATGATCTTCCCACGAGTCGCTGTAAACTATCACGTCATCCAGGTAAACCAGCGCAAACCTTCGGAGATATCCTGGTAGAACTTCCTGAGTCATCAACTTCTGGAAGGTGGCGGGGGCATTTTTCAGGCCAAAGGGCATAACCCGGAATTGATAAGCGGCCCCGTCCGGCGTTGTAAATGCAGTAAGAGCCCGGGATTCTCGCTCCATTGGGATCTGCCAGTACCCGGACCGTAGGTCGAGGCTTGAGAAAACTGTGGCCTGGCTGACGTCCCGCAGGGTTTCGTGGATGATCGGAAGTGCCGAAGATTCGTCCTTAGTCTGCTGGTTCAATCGACGGTAGTCGATACAAAAACGCTTGGTGCcatctttttttttcactaGGACAATCGGGGAAGAATACGGAGAACGGCTGGCCTCGATCACACCCTCCGCCAACATCCTCTCCACCTCGCGCGCGATGAATTCCTTCTTGGCGGGAGAGCAGCGGTAAGGTGGTAGACGGAAAGGCCGTGCCCCTTCAAGGAGCTCCAGCCTGTGTTCCGTGGTGCCAGATGTGCTTTTGCGTGAGTCGACAAACACATCAGGAAAGGCGCGAAGTACAGTATACAGCGCCTCTTGGTGCTCATCCGGAACTTGGTGGCGGATggaagaaacgtcaaatttgggCGGAGGCGTTGAAGGGATGTTTCGCCGGAAGTAAACTGTAGCGCGCTTCTCGTTCCCAAAATGGAAACAACCGCGTTGAAAGTCCAGTACCACTTCGTAATCGTGAAACCAGGGATCGCCGAGAACGAATGGGGCGCTCAGACGCGGAACCACCAGGAACTGTTGTTCACATTGAACCCCGTCAATAACGAACTGCACCATGGTCCTCCCGAGGATGGGGAGTAGAGCGTCTGGGTCGGCTTGACTAGCGGAGGAAACACACGCGGGGTCATACGACGGCACAATGTCTGATCGCACGAAATTGTTTGTGGATCCCGAATCGAGGAGCGCCACGTGGCGTCCTCCAGCAGTCGCAATAGTCACCGCGGAACGCGTCGACCGGCCGAGCCTTTCTAGTGTGGAGATTGCGGCCGCTCGAACTGTGCTGGGCGAACGGCCGCTGCTTCGTTTCCCGAAGACTTGGTCTGTTGAAGAGGGCAATCTCTGTTCCAATGGTACCCCGGGCAGTACCAGCAGCGGGGTGGCTCTTTTTTCTTCGATATCCCGGGGTCGGCTGTTGTCGACTTAACCTTTTGTTGGGTCGAGGTAGGTTGCTTAAGCGCACCGGATTTTCTGAGCAGGGCCTCCGTACGAATAGCTTGATGCCGTAATTCTATTATGCTAGCCGGCGTCTTGGTTATATGCAGCTGTATTTGTGGAAGTAGTGAAGCCACCATCATAGCGATGTCGTCGTTGGGTTTGCGGCGGAGGCGTTGCGCTTGCAAGTGTTTCCTCTTAAGGAATACCTGGACGGGTTCGTCCGCACGCTGTTGTCTGCTGAAATACTGGCCATTAATCTGCGCCAGTATCTGCGGGCTGTTAAATCTGTCCAACAAGGCCTGGTGGAACGCTGCGAAGGTCAGCCCCAGATCGTCATATGCCGTCCACCACGTAGCGGCTTCTCCCCGAAGGCAGTGAGCAGCCTGCTCCGTTTGAGCAGCCGGGGGCGTTTGTGTCTGCTGGAAGTGTTCCTTCATCTGTAGCAGAAAGGTTTCTGGGTCTTCCATCGCATCGCCGGAGAAGGTCGGTGGTTCGACATTCGATATGGACAGGTGGTCGGCCAGCAGCTTTTGCAGGGAACACACCTGCGGCTCGCAGACGCTGGGTTTGCTGGCTTCTGGTTCAGGCTTCATTGTGGTAGGTTCTGTGGGTCCCTCTTCTTCTGAAAAGCTTGCCAATTCTTCCTTGCTGAAGTACGGACGGGCAGCAGCGGTTCGGCTTCTGGTCGAAGGAGTCTTTGGCATCATCGGGCCCCACGTTGGGCGCCAATTGTTACGGTGGGTGTTGTTGTTAAACGCAACGGTTggtttgaaatgtttatttacaatATGTACAAGGGTTATATACAATTATATGCGGATACGATGATGATGGTGGACGGAGAGAGTCGCAAGTAGGCGCCGTGGTTAAGGAGACGTGATCTTCTACTGCTACTAAAGTCGCTAATCGGTTGGAACTGGTTTCTGTTTGCCTTCACCCTTCTTTTAACCCCAAGGGTGGCTGGGGTGAACAAAAGCGTCCAATCGTTGAGCGGCACCGCTGTCCGAACTGCCGGACCAATGGCGTGGGCCGAACGGCGCCCGAGCGGTGGTTTGGGATAACAAATGCGGCGTTCCGGCTGCGGCATTTCCCTACCAAGTGGAAATGCGCGGACGTCGTCGTGTTACCGAAACCCGGGGCGAACCTAACGTTCCCGCAAAGCTACAGGCCCATCAGTTTGCTTTCTTGTCTCGGCAAGGTATGCGAGAGGATCGTCCAGACGAGGCTACAAAGATCAGTTCAAGATCTTAAGCTCATTCAGGACGAACAGTTTGGTTTCCGACCCAAACATTCGACCGTACACCAGGTACTGCGACTTGTCGAATACATAACCGAAGGCTTCAATCGAAAGCAAAGCACTTGTGCGGCGCTTTTCGATGTTGCCAAGGCGTTCGACAAAGTATGGCATGAAggacttttgttcaaaatgctagAAGCGGGCGTGCCCCTGGCGTTGGTTCAATTGATCGCGTCCTATCTTGGCGGTAGGAAGGCGCGCATCAAATTGAACGGTACGCGTTCGACAGAGCGAATCCTAACTGCTGGCGTCCCTCAGGGGTCGTTGCTTTCACCGATACTCTTTTGTATCTTTGTTAGCGACCTACCCCGGTGCGAGGGCACTCAGTTAGCGATGTACGCCGACGATGTGTGCATCTACAGCAGATCTTGGTCCCCCGAGATCGCCGCTCGTAGACTGCAGACAGCATCGGATCAGCTGCAAGACTACTTCGCAAAGTGGCGGGTCAAAATCAACGCTGATAAAAGTACCGCAGTACTCTTTACTCGGCGTAGACAGAGACCCCCCGATGCGTTGGTACTGCGAGGGAACGAGCTTCCCTGGCATTCCGAAACCAGGTATTTGGGTGTCATTCTGGACTCTAAACTAACTTGGAAAAGTCACATCGAGGCCATGGCGAACCGGGCGAAGGTAGCTCTGGTCAATCTGTACGCTCTGATAAATCGCCGAAGTAAGTTGGATCCTCTCCGGAAGATTCGACTCTACAAAGCGGTTATCAGACCTGCGATGACATACGCTTCTTCAGTCTGGGGTTACGCCGCGCACTCGCACGTGCAAAAACTCCAAGTGGTTCAGAACAAGGTCCTAAGGATGGCATTCGATGCTCCTTGGTTTGTCAGTAATGCGACACTGCACAATGATTCCCAGATGGTGACCATCGAGGAATTCATTCGGAACAAAGCCAGTACCGAGTTTACGCGGCTCGAAGACCACCCAAATCCCCTCCTAGCGGGATTAACGGATTACGACGTTGAACACCTTCGCCATAAACGGCCAAGGCTGCTTCTCGTCTGACGATCCGGGAACCCGACTGTCCTTTCCAAATCCACTTCCGATATCGCTAATTTAGCGAATATTAACTAATATATTTTCCGTCTGTTTTAGATCCGATGAAGAGGGTTAAGGAAGATTCCAGGAACCTCAAGAGGCCCGTCAAGTTCAccgttcgtttttttttaatactgtAGACGCGAACGCTCTGTTAACGTCGTGCGAGTACTGAGCGATATCATAATCttgaaatcgatttattattattaactaatcaACAATGCCACCGAAAACTAGTGGAAAAGCAGCAAAAAAGGCCGGTAAAGCgcaaaaaaacatttcgaaaacCGACAAAAAGAAGAAGCGCAAGAGGAAGGAAAGCTACGCTATTTACATTTACAAGGTATTGAAGCAAGTTCATCCTGACACTGGCATTTCGAGTAAAGCTATGAGCATCATGAACAGCTTTGTCAACGATATTTTCGAGCGAATTGCCGCGGAAGCGTCTCGTTTGGCCCATTATAACAAAAGATCGACGATCACCAGTCGCGAAATTCAAACGGCCGTCAGACTTCTATTACCGGGAGAATTGGCGAAGCACGCCGTAAGTGAAGGCACCAAAGCTGTTACGAAATACACAAGTTCCAAATAATTTctgtacatttttataacgACCGGTTCTTTTCAGAGCCACAAATCTATTTCTGAGAAAGTATTATCGCATCCTATCTACAGTTTAGTTTTACAAACGTATCATCGTACAAGACGtgctaaatttaatataaatttaaacacgTCGAATGCTTtatcacaaaatatattcaagaTCCGGAATTACGATACGGCTGTAAAAAACCGTTAACAATAGAAGTGGCAATAGTTTTACCTTTTGAGTTTACAAAATCAGGCACGGCATAAGCaacttttttgtaatgttcttaaaaataattaacatatttttttaaagcgaAAATAAGTTCTGGTACctaatatttgttattattattaaataaggattaagaaaataattttcaaaaagtaattaattttttttaattagattttaatttgatttgaattAGGTTTTAGGGTATATTTAACCCCCATTTCTTTCATCTATCAATAgtactaaaaatattattattatatagttTACTGACCAATAAAGTTAAGTGTAATTAACTCAAAGGAAGTCGTTGGTACGTCCCTGACTTTCTAAACTATACGGAGTTGTACATCGAGGgaaatatattcttgaacGAAGATTATTACTCTTGGCACAAGCTTAACATATTCGTGTATATCCACAAGAAGATCATTTTGTTAAGTGAAGAAAAACCACATATTCTCAAAGCAAGTATACAAATATTCTTGATTCTCAAGAATAATTCGTTTTCTTGAAAGTCAAGAATAATTTCCCTCAGTGCAGGTCTCGTCTCAGGTAGAAATGGTTAAGTACCCTTAACCACACAGAAGCAGAGGTCTACAATTTATGGGGGTTGTAATTCCGTATCTTGGTGTGGACGACTATACATAGAAAGGAAAGGAATAACGGTCGGTCGTTATAGTCTTCCATATAGGCATCGGTTGTTTGACAGTCATATCAACCTATGTGTTATTTTTCTACAATTTGCAAGTAAAGGGGTTCCTTAATGCGGCCCTGAGTGAGAAATCCCAGTATTCTACGAAAACTACCTGTTTATAATCCCGTCTTTAACCGTTTTACTACTACAGTAGGAAAGGGACGGAGTCATAAAAACCGATCGCCATCTGGAGGACTTTACAATGAAAAAGCTTTCGGAAATAACTACATATGTATTTAtacaaagttgtttaaaattcatattttattttactttttttaattattttaattaattcttaattttcgTTCAAGGGtcaatattgttaaaacaagttttaacaatattgacaatctttttaaaattaatacttacaacaattaaaacaattcagaacagctgttattttcactagaaaaaccttaaatttgagTTGTTGTGGTATCGGacaggttttgttgaatcagtgaacccaacctttaatataataatagttttaaaaaactaaaaaaatatggaataatctgaacatcctaattttctaaaaatcacaagtttcacctttctctttaaacttataatagtaaaacataagttgcgatttaaagtgtattttattttgtataaactatgtaataaattaataaataaactgaaCTAACAAATAAGACAATAACTATTCGATCAGAATTACTATATCAGTACAATAACTTATTCTAAggtaaactataactaaataaactaaattatgtaatagttatttatattagaagtgggctagaaacataattactgtacgagtgtggagaattgtacgacgaggtcgtagaccgagttgtgtaatcacacgagtactgcaattgtgctctagcccacgtgtgatatgcagcattttatctacgactgttaaaaattactaaaaaatcaatttctttaaaaaagtctatttgacatttataaaagtattttgaaatgattgttgacaatttttaattgtcagtttcaacaatatgtttactcatctggaataagtgttttgaaatgtaaaaacataacaattaatgtttataataaatagtattgtttctctgtaagtagatagcactttttcttttgtattgttgctcgtttcaataaattaagtctgttctgattaggctaaaaatgcgttacgtaatgaaaccagtgcggtaatgaacttcattacgtaacttaaatcacctcaaatgagtgcggtaatgatgacttatccaagcagtcgtagataatagttatttatattacaagtgggctagaaacataattactgtacgagtgtggagaattgtacgacgaggtcgtagaccgagtcgtgtaatcacacgagtacttcgaattttgaattgtcagtttcaacaatatGTTTACTGTGGAACATGTGTTTAGTAATgtaaaaaacataacaattaatgtttataataaatagtattgtttctctgtaagtagatagcactttttcttttgtattgttgctcgtttcaataaattaagtctgttctgattaggctaaaaatgcgttacgcaatgaaaccagtgcggtaatgaacttcattacgtaactcaaatcacctcaaatgagtgcggtaaggatgacttatccaagcagtcgtagataaataaactaatatcatgCAATAATACGGTTACATCACTTTCctcatttataaacatatatgcacatttgtgcatttatttcagtagctTCTTCAACTTGCACGGATTTTTTCGtaagtcattaaataataCCCAATTGGCATTGTTGGGCACAAATATTGGGTACTGTCCTACATCATTCAAAGATTGAGTACCTTCGTAACTGATGATACCTGCGGGGATATAGAATTTGTTGTGAAGTAACAAATTGCGTGCGTAATtactcaattttgttttattgttctctcCATTCGTTGTTTCTATAAACAGACCACATTTTCTTGCAATTGATGCTTAGGGTTTGCATGTAGTTTTCTATTACTTGCTTTAGCTGTGTATAGCCAAATATTGTTACGATGTCAATATCGAttggtaaaattatgtttttatggaaagtaacgtttaaacaattactgcagtttttagtcctacaataactaaattcttctttatACAGTTGTGTGCAAAGAAACGCAATGTTTGAAATAGCATTCACTATTATCACGCCGGCAATTTTCTGgcttccaaaataatttattcctgtTAATAGTTCAGCTCTTTTTTATATGTTGCTTTACTAGAaccggtttttaaaaataattttaggaaacTAAAGCAATCTGTGCAAACATTCTCAACatgatttctaaatgaatTGTGTGTACGGGCAAATGCTAAACTATGAAATATGCTGTCGAATCCGCaagtattttgaacaatatattttttattgaaatagatattaatgaaacttacttatgaacttatgaaagaattactaactgaaacttccaaaaattttaattttcaaagagtaaagtgttctttatagagttgttctagtgaaaatattagctgttccagattgcttaggtataatatatatatatttgtgatatggaactgaaaatagaaaaactatggtcacagcaatcaactagacattttggcAGCCCAACCTActtttgttagtttagtttatttattaatttattactttgttttacaaaataaaatacactttaaatcgcaacttatgttttattattataagtttaaagagaaaggtgatttttaggaaattagatggtcagattattccatattttttaattttttaaaattataattttattaaaggtcgggttcactgattcaacaaaacctgtccgatatcacaacaactcaaatttaaggtttttccagtgaaaataacagctgttctgaattgttttaattgttgtaagtaaaaagtaaatttttaatatgaaactttaaaagaactaaagccgcagtgattaaataaacattttaagtacctagaacatcaagaacaatttagagcaacaaaaaatatgttattttgcaaaattaatgtccgtgttaaacgtaaaacacatctagaacaatttgaatcggcaaagtttgagttattttagattggcctatgttttttaattcttattgtgtaatataaagccgctgacacaagaattactgactgaaacttctaaaaactttaattttcaaagagtaaagtgccctttagaaagttgttttagtaaaaataatagctgttctagattgcgttagctattataagtatatatttgtaatatggaattgataat
Proteins encoded:
- the LOC139432181 gene encoding histone H2B produces the protein MPPKTSGKAAKKAGKAQKNISKTDKKKKRKRKESYAIYIYKVLKQVHPDTGISSKAMSIMNSFVNDIFERIAAEASRLAHYNKRSTITSREIQTAVRLLLPGELAKHAVSEGTKAVTKYTSSK